Proteins from a single region of Nerophis ophidion isolate RoL-2023_Sa linkage group LG10, RoL_Noph_v1.0, whole genome shotgun sequence:
- the il17ra1a gene encoding interleukin 17 receptor A1a isoform X1, whose amino-acid sequence MRLYGLFLLLSLSSAVNILTSPPLNCTQQGLRCTVSSSNCLDKGWLKVKDYTPSSPEGLNVTVTTKEDEAGQLQPVLAVNWNMKDDGSIRYLNATEFHLVVLATNEHICVRYSFKDKLPMRNSFGNKWSFSANMLVLDPGHMYRVSVFNIPKPEMFHSNYDISTQVLVPGCQDSVMKMTQFCIERGSLWQSNISVAAKERPALTVRFSPDPLCEEYIVIVTCESIQQVEHVFKANQTDLNRTFSLNKWPRSCCTFDVEVKPIFQKCGQDCARHKKTLLICPAVPTDAQVAPQYTPVIVSVVLLCAGILSVYMHILCRKPGKPSDAFTVVEDKIPKLLQQTPKVLVIYSQDHHLYRDIVLKLCAFLQAKCGAKVLIDLLDANFLSMIGRLPWLEWQRRQLKNPTDKILVLCSPGVQAKWRAMCGHSRVTLKEDLNSSMDDMLTPFLNLFLPNMHQARMHGMYMVAYFSDISNEQDVPSIFDIAVKYKLMRDFEELFFGVLDMEKYQPGLVHRIEGIGGDEYFKCPSGLALKNAINTFQAYQLKHPDWFERECVHSEEELGTEASRLIEHQHGPPILECLPLIRDVPSVSVCEVQIRENDDSVKVLTPELNTKRHLPSVAELIPEVNPVYTSPNLSFAQPSVLLTEPVSSGQKWLSSAARHQSQVPVEIGEEWPSGSRTLNSQDSTPPCSSTGSPPPNPINKCEDKIEPNSGSDQGYISKVPSPLGTSCKEDPLVALARLQEELYLQTVNSSELGP is encoded by the exons GGTTTGAGATGCACAGTCAGTTCAA GTAACTGCCTAGATAAAGGATGGCTGAAAGTGAAAGACTACACTCCCAGCAGTCCAGAGGGGCTGAATGTGACTGTAACAACCAAGGAAGATGAGGCAGGACAGCTGCAGCCTGTACTCGCTGTTAACTGGAACATGAAGGATGATG GCAGTATCCGCTACCTGAATGCCACTGAATTTCATCTTGTTGTCTTAGCCACCAATGAGCACATATGTGTCCGATATTCCTTTAAAGACAAACTCCCAATGAGAAATTCATTCGGCAACAAG TGGTCGTTTTCAGCAAACATGCTAGTGTTGGACCCAGGACACATGTATCGAGTTTCTGTCTTCAACATCCCCAAACCAGAAATGTTCCACAGCAACTATGACATCAGCACTCAAGTCCTTGTCCCTG GTTGTCAAGACTCAGTGATGAAAATGACCCAGTTTTGCATAGAGAGAG GAAGTCTTTGGCAGTCTAACATCAGTGTTGCAGCCAAAGAGAGACCTGCACTGACCGTCCGCTTCAGTCCTGACCCACTTTGTGAAGAGTACATAGTTATTGTTACCTGTGAATCCATCCAACAAGTTGAACATGTTTTTAAG GCCAACCAGACGGACTTAAACAGAACATTCAGCCTTAATAAATGGCCCAGATCCTGCTGCACTTTTGATGTTGAG GTAAAACCAATTTTCCAAAAATGTGGCCAAGACTGTGCCCGTCACAAGAAAACCCTGCTAATTTGTCCAG CTGTGCCAACTGATGCCCAAGTTGCTCCTCAATACACACCTGTCATTGTGAGTGTGGTGCTCCTATGTGCTGGGATCCTATCTGTTTATATGCACATCCTCTGCCGAAAACCAG GCAAACCTAGTGATGCCTTCACTGTTGTGGAAGATAAAATACCAAAACTGCTCCAACAAACCCCTAAAGTTCTTGTGATCTACTCCCAAGACCACCATCTATACAGGGACATAGTGTTAAAGCTCTGTGCCTTCCTCCAGGCCAAGTGTGGCGCCAAGGTGCTGATAGATCTGCTCGACGCCAACTTTTTAAGCATGATTGGGCGCCTCCCGTGGCTGGAGTGGCAGCGACGGCAGCTGAAAAACCCCACTGATAAGATCTTAGTACTCTGCTCGCCGGGTGTTCAGGCAAAGTGGAGGGCCATGTGTGGTCACAGCCGGGTCACGCTGAAGGAGGACCTTAACTCATCAATGGATGATATGCTCACCCCCTTTCTGAACCTCTTCCTGCCCAACATGCACCAAGCACGCATGCATGGGATGTACATGGTGGCTTACTTCAGCGACATCAGCAATGAGCAAGATGTACCATCGATCTTTGACATCGCTGTGAAGTACAAACTGATGAGAGACTTTGAAGAGCTCTTTTTTGGTGTCCTGGACATGGAGAAGTACCAGCCGGGTCTGGTCCACCGCATCGAAGGCATCGGCGGGGATGAATACTTCAAGTGCCCATCGGGCCTGGCCCTGAAAAACGCTATTAATACCTTCCAGGCCTATCAGTTAAAACATCCTGACTGGTTTGAGAGGGAGTGTGTTCACAGTGAAGAAGAACTTGGTACTGAAGCCAGTCGTCTTATTGAGCACCAGCATGGCCCTCCGATTCTAGAGTGTCTTCCTCTCATCAGGGATGTACCTTCTGTCTCTGTGTGTGAGGTACAAATAAGAGAGAATGATGACAGTGTTAAGGTCTTAACGCCGGAACTGAACACAAAGCGCCACCTTCCATCAGTGGCAGAACTTATACCGGAAGTAAACCCCGTTTACACATCTCCGAATTTGAGTTTTGCACAGCCGTCAGTTCTTCTCACTGAGCCAGTTTCATCAGGACAGAAGTGGCTGTCCTCCGCCGCTAGGCACCAAAGTCAGGTTCCAGTTGAGATTGGAGAAGAGTGGCCGAGTGGCTCAAGGACCCTGAATTCCCAAGATTCAACCCCACCTTGTTCGAGCACAGGGAGTCCCCCTCCAAACCCAATCAACAAGTGTGAGGATAAGATTGAGCCAAACAGTGGCTCTGATCAAGGCTACATCTCCAAAGTGCCTTCGCCGCTCGGAACGTCTTGTAAGGAAGATCCACTGGTGGCTCTGGCAAGGCTGCAAGAGGAACTGTATCTGCAAACTGTGAATAGCTCTGAGTTGGGTCCATAG
- the il17ra1a gene encoding interleukin 17 receptor A1a isoform X2 — protein sequence MKDDGSIRYLNATEFHLVVLATNEHICVRYSFKDKLPMRNSFGNKWSFSANMLVLDPGHMYRVSVFNIPKPEMFHSNYDISTQVLVPGCQDSVMKMTQFCIERGSLWQSNISVAAKERPALTVRFSPDPLCEEYIVIVTCESIQQVEHVFKANQTDLNRTFSLNKWPRSCCTFDVEVKPIFQKCGQDCARHKKTLLICPAVPTDAQVAPQYTPVIVSVVLLCAGILSVYMHILCRKPGKPSDAFTVVEDKIPKLLQQTPKVLVIYSQDHHLYRDIVLKLCAFLQAKCGAKVLIDLLDANFLSMIGRLPWLEWQRRQLKNPTDKILVLCSPGVQAKWRAMCGHSRVTLKEDLNSSMDDMLTPFLNLFLPNMHQARMHGMYMVAYFSDISNEQDVPSIFDIAVKYKLMRDFEELFFGVLDMEKYQPGLVHRIEGIGGDEYFKCPSGLALKNAINTFQAYQLKHPDWFERECVHSEEELGTEASRLIEHQHGPPILECLPLIRDVPSVSVCEVQIRENDDSVKVLTPELNTKRHLPSVAELIPEVNPVYTSPNLSFAQPSVLLTEPVSSGQKWLSSAARHQSQVPVEIGEEWPSGSRTLNSQDSTPPCSSTGSPPPNPINKCEDKIEPNSGSDQGYISKVPSPLGTSCKEDPLVALARLQEELYLQTVNSSELGP from the exons ATGAAGGATGATG GCAGTATCCGCTACCTGAATGCCACTGAATTTCATCTTGTTGTCTTAGCCACCAATGAGCACATATGTGTCCGATATTCCTTTAAAGACAAACTCCCAATGAGAAATTCATTCGGCAACAAG TGGTCGTTTTCAGCAAACATGCTAGTGTTGGACCCAGGACACATGTATCGAGTTTCTGTCTTCAACATCCCCAAACCAGAAATGTTCCACAGCAACTATGACATCAGCACTCAAGTCCTTGTCCCTG GTTGTCAAGACTCAGTGATGAAAATGACCCAGTTTTGCATAGAGAGAG GAAGTCTTTGGCAGTCTAACATCAGTGTTGCAGCCAAAGAGAGACCTGCACTGACCGTCCGCTTCAGTCCTGACCCACTTTGTGAAGAGTACATAGTTATTGTTACCTGTGAATCCATCCAACAAGTTGAACATGTTTTTAAG GCCAACCAGACGGACTTAAACAGAACATTCAGCCTTAATAAATGGCCCAGATCCTGCTGCACTTTTGATGTTGAG GTAAAACCAATTTTCCAAAAATGTGGCCAAGACTGTGCCCGTCACAAGAAAACCCTGCTAATTTGTCCAG CTGTGCCAACTGATGCCCAAGTTGCTCCTCAATACACACCTGTCATTGTGAGTGTGGTGCTCCTATGTGCTGGGATCCTATCTGTTTATATGCACATCCTCTGCCGAAAACCAG GCAAACCTAGTGATGCCTTCACTGTTGTGGAAGATAAAATACCAAAACTGCTCCAACAAACCCCTAAAGTTCTTGTGATCTACTCCCAAGACCACCATCTATACAGGGACATAGTGTTAAAGCTCTGTGCCTTCCTCCAGGCCAAGTGTGGCGCCAAGGTGCTGATAGATCTGCTCGACGCCAACTTTTTAAGCATGATTGGGCGCCTCCCGTGGCTGGAGTGGCAGCGACGGCAGCTGAAAAACCCCACTGATAAGATCTTAGTACTCTGCTCGCCGGGTGTTCAGGCAAAGTGGAGGGCCATGTGTGGTCACAGCCGGGTCACGCTGAAGGAGGACCTTAACTCATCAATGGATGATATGCTCACCCCCTTTCTGAACCTCTTCCTGCCCAACATGCACCAAGCACGCATGCATGGGATGTACATGGTGGCTTACTTCAGCGACATCAGCAATGAGCAAGATGTACCATCGATCTTTGACATCGCTGTGAAGTACAAACTGATGAGAGACTTTGAAGAGCTCTTTTTTGGTGTCCTGGACATGGAGAAGTACCAGCCGGGTCTGGTCCACCGCATCGAAGGCATCGGCGGGGATGAATACTTCAAGTGCCCATCGGGCCTGGCCCTGAAAAACGCTATTAATACCTTCCAGGCCTATCAGTTAAAACATCCTGACTGGTTTGAGAGGGAGTGTGTTCACAGTGAAGAAGAACTTGGTACTGAAGCCAGTCGTCTTATTGAGCACCAGCATGGCCCTCCGATTCTAGAGTGTCTTCCTCTCATCAGGGATGTACCTTCTGTCTCTGTGTGTGAGGTACAAATAAGAGAGAATGATGACAGTGTTAAGGTCTTAACGCCGGAACTGAACACAAAGCGCCACCTTCCATCAGTGGCAGAACTTATACCGGAAGTAAACCCCGTTTACACATCTCCGAATTTGAGTTTTGCACAGCCGTCAGTTCTTCTCACTGAGCCAGTTTCATCAGGACAGAAGTGGCTGTCCTCCGCCGCTAGGCACCAAAGTCAGGTTCCAGTTGAGATTGGAGAAGAGTGGCCGAGTGGCTCAAGGACCCTGAATTCCCAAGATTCAACCCCACCTTGTTCGAGCACAGGGAGTCCCCCTCCAAACCCAATCAACAAGTGTGAGGATAAGATTGAGCCAAACAGTGGCTCTGATCAAGGCTACATCTCCAAAGTGCCTTCGCCGCTCGGAACGTCTTGTAAGGAAGATCCACTGGTGGCTCTGGCAAGGCTGCAAGAGGAACTGTATCTGCAAACTGTGAATAGCTCTGAGTTGGGTCCATAG